The following coding sequences are from one Rutidosis leptorrhynchoides isolate AG116_Rl617_1_P2 chromosome 11, CSIRO_AGI_Rlap_v1, whole genome shotgun sequence window:
- the LOC139876048 gene encoding probable receptor-like protein kinase At2g42960, with product MFETEIEILGTCKHQNIQSSFLGFCDEGLGMMLVFEYVSDIQLISMLYRSDFTWEKRLKVSLDIAQGLYYLHSGMKDKKKVIHRDISPYNIMLVDTSNPLVTDS from the coding sequence ATGTTCGAAACAGAAATTGAAATTCTCGGTACTTGTAAGCATCAAAACATACAATCATCTTTTCTTGGATTTTGTGACGAAGGACTTGGTATGATGCTTGTGTTCGAGTATGTCTCTGATATCCAACTTATTTCGATGTTGTATAGATCAGACTTTACATGGGAAAAGCGTTTGAAAGTCAGCCTTGATATAGCTCAAGGATTATATTACCTTCATAGTGGGATGAAGGATAAAAAGAAGGTAATACACCGCGATATATCACCTTACAATATTATGTTGGTGGATACTAGTAATCCTTTAGTGACTGATAGTTGA